One Aphelocoma coerulescens isolate FSJ_1873_10779 chromosome 6, UR_Acoe_1.0, whole genome shotgun sequence DNA window includes the following coding sequences:
- the LOC138112815 gene encoding dual specificity protein phosphatase 13B-like: MQGSSKMPHTRDSSSLASSTSYETPALSDLQRLLWLRGGSDNHVDQVWPNIYLGDAWAARSKTTLQSLNITHILNAADGPYSINTGAKYYADLQIEYYGVEAFDDPSFDLSIFFYDAANFIGTALNSSGGKVFVHCAMGVSRSATLVLAFLMIHENMTLVDALKTVSAHRNICPNSGFLSQLRDLDIKLNEERKGTRASLTKGL; the protein is encoded by the exons ATGCAAGGGAGCAGCAAGATGCCTCACACCAGAGACTCTTCATCTCTGGCTAGCAGCACTTCCTATGAAACACCAGCACTATCAGATCTCCAGCGACTCCTGTGGCTCAGAGGAGGGTCTGATAATCATGTGGACCAAGTCTGGCCAAATATCTACCTGGGAGATGC GTGGGCTGCTAGGAGCAAAACTACACTTCAAAGCCTCAACATTACTCATATCCTTAATGCAGCAGATGGACCATATAGCATCAACACGGGAGCCAAATATTATGCAGATCTGCAAATAGAGTACTATGGAGTAGAAGCATTTGATGATCCTTCCTTTGATTTAAGTATCTTCTTCTATGATGCTGCCAATTTCATAGGCACAGCCTTAAACTCTTCAGGAG GTAAGGTGTTCGTTCATTGTGCCATGGGAGTGAGCCGCTCGGCAACTTTAGTGCTTGCCTTTTTAATGATCCATGAAAACATGACACTTGTGGATGCTCTAAAGACAGTGAGTGCTCACAGAAACATCTGCCCAAATTCGGGGTTCCTCAGCCAGCTCCGGGACTTGGATATTAAACTGAACGAAGAGAGGAAAGGAACCAGAGCATCTCTTACCAAAGGCCTGTGA